One Symphalangus syndactylus isolate Jambi chromosome 20, NHGRI_mSymSyn1-v2.1_pri, whole genome shotgun sequence DNA segment encodes these proteins:
- the KRT14 gene encoding keratin, type I cytoskeletal 14 — MSTCSRQFTSSSSMKGSCGIGGGIGGGSSRISSVLAGGSCRAPSTYGGGLSVSSSRFSSGGAYGLGGGYGGGFSSSSSFGSGFGGGYGGGLGAGLGGGFGGGFAGGDGLLVGSEKVTMQNLNDRLASYLDKVRALEEANADLEVKIRDWYQRQRPAEIKDYSPYFKTIEDLRNKILTATVDNANVLLQIDNARLAADDFRTKYETELNLRMSVEADINGLRRVLDELTLARADLEMQIESLKEELAYLKKNHEEEMNALRGQVGGDVNVEMDAAPGVDLSRILNEMRDQYEKMAEKNRKDAEEWFFTKTEELNREVATNSELVQSGKSEISELRRTMQNLEIELQSQLSMKASLENSLEETKGRYCMQLAQIQEMIGSVEEQLAQLRCEMEQQNQEYKILLDVKTRLEQEIATYRRLLEGEDAHLSSSQFSSGSQSSRDVTSSSRQIRTKVMDVHDGKVVSTHEQVLRTKN; from the exons ATGAGCACCTGCAGCCGCCAGTTCACCTCCTCCAGCTCCATGAAGGGCTCCTGTGGCATTGGGGGCGGCATCGGGGGCGGCTCCAGCCGCATCTCCTCCGTCCTGGCCGGAGGGTCCTGCCGCGCCCCCAGCACCTACGGGGGCGGCCTGTCTGTCTCATCCTCCCGCTTCTCCTCTGGGGGAGCCTACGGGCTGGGGGGCGGCTATGGCGGTGgcttcagcagcagcagcagctttggTAGTGGCTTCGGGGGAGGATATGGTGGTGGCCTTGGTGCTGGCTTGGGTGGTGGCTTTGGTGGTGGCTTTGCTGGTGGTGATGGGCTTCTGGTGGGCAGTGAGAAGGTGACCATGCAGAACCTCAACGACCGCCTGGCCTCCTACCTGGACAAGGTGCGTGCTCTGGAAGAGGCCAACGCCGACCTGGAAGTGAAGATCCGTGACTGGTACCAGAGGCAGCGACCCGCTGAGATCAAAGACTACAGTCCCTACTTCAAGACCATCGAGGACCTGAGGAACAAG ATTCTCACAGCCACAGTGGACAATGCCAACGTCCTTCTGCAGATTGACAATGCCCGTCTGGCCGCGGATGACTTCCGCACCAA GTATGAGACAGAGTTGAACCTGCGCATGAGCGTAGAGGCCGACATCAATGGCCTGCGCAGGGTGCTGGACGAACTGACCCTGGCCAGAGCTGACCTGGAGATGCAGATTGAGAGCCTGAAGGAGGAGCTGGCCTACCTGAAGAAGAACCACGAGGAG GAGATGAATGCCCTGAGAGGCCAGGTGGGTGGCGATGTCAATGTGGAGATGGACGCTGCACCTGGCGTGGATCTGAGCCGCATTCTGAATGAGATGCGTGACCAGTATGAGAAGATGGCAGAGAAGAACCGCAAGGACGCCGAGGAATGGTTCTTCACCAAG ACAGAGGAGCTGAACCGTGAGGTGGCCACCAACAGCGAGCTGGTGCAGAGCGGCAAGAGCGAGATCTCGGAGCTCCGGCGCACCATGCAGAACCTGGAGATTGAGCTTCAGTCCCAGCTCAGCATG AAAGCATCCCTGGAGAACAGCCTGGAGGAGACCAAAGGCCGCTACTGCATGCAGCTGGCCCAGATCCAGGAGATGATTGGCAGCGTGGAGGAGCAGCTGGCCCAGCTCCGCTGTGAGATGGAGCAGCAGAACCAGGAGTACAAGATCCTGCTGGACGTGAAGACGCGGCTGGAGCAGGAGATCGCCACCTACCGCCGCCTGCTGGAGGGCGAGGATGCCCA cctctcctcctcccagttCTCCTCTGGATCACAGTCATCCAGAGATG TGACCTCCTCCAGTCGCCAAATCCGCACCAAGGTCATGGATGTGCACGATGGCAAAGTGGTGTCCACCCACGAGCAGGTCCTTCGCACCAAGAACTGA